One window from the genome of Alosa alosa isolate M-15738 ecotype Scorff River chromosome 15, AALO_Geno_1.1, whole genome shotgun sequence encodes:
- the LOC125308564 gene encoding olfactory receptor 49-like encodes MQPYIPMMENVSRVSVFKLSGLNFTSEYRYILFSLTLLCYPVILIINITVIYVIVMDKHLYKPMYIFLSNLCINALYGTLGFYPKFLSDLLSEHHVISYLGCLVQVFVIYSSALCEFSTLTVMAVDRYLAICRPLEYHSIMTNNTVIKCMVFSWFSPLLSMLVIVVLSSTLTLCGSNIEKLYCENWSIVKLSCYPTTVNNVFGYIVIIVYFIHSLFIMCSYIKLVRACIKSKEERKRFMQTCMPHLLSLLNVTLALLFDVMFTRYGTRNFSQDLQNFLAMEFLIIPPILNPLIYGLKLTKIRNQLLQIYQKNAIRAVSELHRQI; translated from the coding sequence ATGCAGCCATATATACCTATGATGGAGAATGTGTCAAGAGtgtctgtttttaaattgtctgGATTGAACTTTACTTCTGAGTACAGATATATTCTGTTTTCTCTGACTTTATTGTGTTACCCTGTAATTTTAATAATTAACATTACAGTAATCTATGTAATTGTGATGGACAAACATCTCTATAAGCCAATGTACATATTTCTTAGTAATTTGTGTATTAATGCTTTGTACGGAACACTTGGGTTCTACCCCAAATTTTTATCTGATTTGTTATCTGAGCATCATGTCATCTCATATTTAGGATGCCTGGTTCAAGTATTTGTAATTTATTCATCAGCTCTTTGTGAATTTTCTACTTTAACTGTGATGGCTGTTGACAGATATTTGGCAATATGTAGACCATTAGAGTATCATAGTATTATGACAAATAACACAGTTATCAAGTGCATGGTGTTCTCGTGGTTTTCACCACTTTTATCTATGTTAGTTATTGTTGTTTTAAGTTCAACATTAACTTTATGTGGCTCAAATATTGAGAAACTATATTGTGAGAACTGGTCTATAGTGAAACTTTCATGTTATCCAACAACAGTTAATAATGTGTTTGGGTATATTGtaattattgtttattttattcattcactTTTCATAATGTGCTCTTACATAAAACTAGTTAGAGCATGCATCAAAtcgaaagaagaaagaaaaaggttCATGCAAACATGTATGCCACACCTGCTTTCATTGCTTAATGTGACACTTGCTTTACTGTTTGATGTTATGTTTACAAGGTATGGCACCAGGAACTTCTCTCAAGATCTTCAGAATTTCTTAGCCATGGAATTCCTTATTATACCACCAATTCTGAATCCACTTATTTATGGGTTGAAACTCACAAAAATTCGAAATCAGCTCCTGCAAATTTACCAGAAAAATGCCATCAGGGCCGTAAGTGAATTGCACAGACAAATCTAA